The sequence TCTTACTTTTTCAGCATTGTATTTATCGTCTATAGTATAGTATTTATCATCATCTAAGGATGATTTTGCTTTGTTTGAAGAAGAGAATAGGTTTGTTTTCTGTATTAGCCAATAGCCAAAAATGAGAACTATAAGGGGAATTAATACTGATGCATCAGAAAAAGCTAAGTTGTGTAGTAGAAGCGTAAAGGTATTCATTATTATTTTTCTTCGGTTTGCAGTTGTATTTTTTTACGAAGATAAAAAAAGTATTTAAATATTTTTTATTTTGGCACTATATGGTAAACTGAGTTAATGATTTCATTGTTTTATTGCTTCGTATTTTATTTTTTCAATTTTTTCAATTTCATATTTGTCGCCCAAAAAAGTGATAAAAAATAAGGATTCAATAGGACCGTTTTTCTTCTTTTCATAAAGAGTAAATTTTTCCCAAAAACCAGGGTGACAATTTATGTTTATTACTGTTGTGTCATTATAGTTCCTTAAATAATCAATTTCAAAATTATCTAAAGGGTATTTATCGTGTATTTCTTTTTGATAGACTTCAGCTTGTTTTAATTTTTTACTTTTACTCTTCTCTTTAATATGTATGGTGAAACTATTTTCATACGTTCTCCATTTATCATAGCTTTTTAAATGAGGAATATAGATGTTTTTAAA is a genomic window of Flavobacterium jumunjinense containing:
- a CDS encoding DUF6576 domain-containing protein, which gives rise to MNTFTLLLHNLAFSDASVLIPLIVLIFGYWLIQKTNLFSSSNKAKSSLDDDKYYTIDDKYNAEKVRKQKELDKLLEKISKKGIDGLSTNERKRLDELSK